The genomic region CATCGTCACCTCGCGCAGCGTCCCGACGCCCACGCAGGACGTCGACGGCACCGTGGCCTGGCTGTCGGACCGCGAGCTGCGCGCCGGCGCCAAGGTGCTGCTGAAGCACGGCACCCGCACCGTCCAGGCCATCGTCAAGCAGGTCGGCGGTCGCCTCGACCTCGATGCAGCGCGGCTCCAGCCGGCCGACACGCTCGGACTCAACGACATCGGCCACGTGACGCTGCGCCTCGCCTCCCCCATCGCGGCCGAGGAGTACCTGCACTCACGCGCCGCTGGAGCCTTCCTGCTGATCGACGCGCACGACGGCGCGACGCTCGCCGCGGGCATGGTGGGCGACGCCCTGCTGGCGACGGCCGCGGTCTGACCCGGGCATGGCACCTGGTCCCTCCGGCAGTCTTCCACTGACCCTGCGCCTGGCTGGCCGCCGGGTGCTCGTGGTCGGCGGCGGACACGTCGCGACGCGGCGCACTCACGCGCTGGTCGACGCCGGCGCCGAGGTTGTCGTGGTCTCGCCCGCGGTCAGCGCCCGCATCGGCGAGCTCGCCGACCTCGGGGTCGTGACCTGGCATCGGCGCGGCTACGAGTCCGCCGACCTCGACGGGGCCTGGCTCGTGCAGACCGCGACCGACTCCCCCGTCGACCACACCGTCGCCGCGGACGCCGAGGAGCGGCGCATCTGGTGCCTCAAGGGCGGTGATCCCGACGCCGCCACGGCCTGGGTCCCGGCCGTCGCGGAGATCGACGACATCACGATCGCGGTCAGCGGAGGTGGCGACGCCCGGCGCGCGTCCCAGCTGCGCGACGCCGTCGCCGCTGCGCTCCAGGGCGGTGAGCTCCCCCTGCGTCACCGCACGCACCACCCAGGCGGGTCGGTGGCCCTCGTCGGCGGGGGCCCGGGCGACCCGGGTCTGCTGACCTCGCGCGGGCGACGCCTCCTGGCCGAGGCCGACGTGGTCGTGGTCGACCGTCTCGGCCCCGTGCAGCTGCTCGACGAGCTCTCCCCCGACGTCAAGGTCATCGACGTCGGCAAGCGTCCCGACCACCATCCGGTGCCCCAGGACGAGATCAACCAGATCCTGGTCGACCAGGCTCGCGCCGGCAAGGTCGTCGTGCGCCTCAAGGGCGGCGACCCCTACGTCCTCGGCCGCGGCGGCGAGGAGCGGCTCGCGTGCGAGGCGGCGGGCATCCCGGTCGAGGTCGTGCCCGGGGTCACCAGCGCGATCTCGGTCCCGGCGGCCGCGGGCATCCCGGTGACCCACCGCGGTGTCGCGACGGGCTTCACGGTCCTGACCGGGCACGAGGAGCTGGGCCACCTGCCCCTCGGCGGCCACCACACGATCGTGATGCTGATGGGGGTGCGACGGCTCGCCACGACGGCGGCCGAGCTCGTGGCCGCCGGTCACGACCCGGCGACCCCCGTCGCGGTGGTCGAGCGCGGGTCCCTCCCCGACCAGCGGGTCACGGTCGGCACGCTGGCCTCGATCGCCGATCGTGCCGCTGCAGTCGGGGCGCGAGCCCCGGCCGTGACCGTCATCGGAGACGTCGTTCGCCTCTGCCCCGCCTGGACCGACTGACCCACCCGGCCGCGGTTCAGGCCCTGACCCGGCGGACCCACCAGAGTCCGACGAACGGCAGGACGAGCGGGATGAAGCCGTAGCCGGCGCCGAAGTCGCTCCACACCGTGGCGTCCGGGAAGAGCTCGGCGTCGACCAGCGTCAGGAGCCCGACCCCGAGCACACCGGCCAGCTCGAAGCCGATCGTCGCGACCGCCAGCGTCCGACGGTCGGTCGCGAGCGCGTAGGTGGCCACGAGGTACACGACACCGGCCAGGGCCGACAGCGCGTACGCGACGGGAGCCTCCGAGGCCTTCGAGCTGAGCTGGTAGACCGATCGTGCCGTCGCGGCCAGGGCGAACACGGCGTAGACGGCCACCAAGGCGCGGCCGAAGCCGGTCGAGGTGGATCGGGAGGGGCGGGCCTCAGACATACGCGCCCTGCCAGATCCCCAGGATCCGCACGACGAGGACGGCGACGGTCAGCATCGCCACGAGCACGACACCGGTGCCCCATCGGGACTTCTCGGCGACCCCCCACAGGACGGCCGCCGGCGGGATCACGAGCACCGTCACGAGGTAGGAGATGAACAATACGCCGTCGACGTCACGATCGGTGCGCGACAGCGCCACGGAGCCCCCGACCAGGAGCGCCAGCAGGACCAGCTCCAGCACGATCACGACGTAGAACAGACCGTTCGAGAAGGCCGCGTCGCGCCACATCAGCCACCCGGCGTACACCGCTGCGACCAGCGCGAGGCCGGCCACCGCGTACGCGACGGGATCGTTCACATGGTTCCTCTCCGGCGAATCTCCGCCACGGAGTCTGTCACAAAGCCATTCCAGGTCGACACGCGACGGAACATGAAGTGCCCTGCCCCCGGCAGCGAGGTCCACTCGATGCTCGCGGCGATCGATCGCGCCTGCTCGGCCCAGACCTTGCTCAGCGGTGCGGAGGTCCAGCGGTCACGGGTGCCGTGCAGGATCCGGACGTCCCGGCCGGCCACCCCCGCGATCGGCTCGCCCTCCGGGAGCCACGGCGCCAGCGCCACCACACCGATGACTCCCTTCTCGTCCGCGACGCGGCAAGCGGTGCGTCCGCCCATCGAGTGCCCGACCAGCACGATCGGGAGACCCGGGTGGGCGTCCCGCAGCTCGGCCAGGGCCGCGCGGGCGTCGCCGACGGGCGACGGCGCGGCCGGGTCGTTCCACCCTCGGGCGCCGAAGCGGATCACGTAGGAGAGCGCCGTGTCGTCGAACGCGCCGACGCGCTTCGCCATGGCGTTGACCCGCCACCAGCTGGCGTGCTTCTTCTCGACCGGCTCGAGGTTGTCCTGCTGCCCGCCGTGCAGAAACAGAACGACGCATCCCGCATCAGGCGTATCGTGGACTCGCTCAAGGACATAGGTCACGAGCGTCATCGTCACATGCGCCAGCAGCCGCTGCAGGCCGTCAGGGCGTGATTGGTGACACCGCGAAATGCCACCCATCCAAGGCGTGAGCGGCAGCGAATTTACTATGAAACCCCCAGAGAGGCACCTCATGGCCACATCACCAGCGTCGCGACCGGGCGACAGCCGACCGCTGAGCGCGGTCGGCTCCGACTCGGCTCCGGACCTCGACGACCTGTTGGTGCGCACCGCCCGCGGTGACGACCAAGCCTTCGCCGCTCTGTACGACGCGCTCGGTGCCTCCGTGCTCGGACTGGCCCGGCGCCTCGTCCGCAACCCGGCCCGCGCCGAGGAAGTCACGCAGGAGGTCTTCCTCCAGGTGTGGCGTACCGCGACCCGCTTCGACCCCGACCGAGGTCGGGCGAAGACGTGGGTCCTGGTCCTGGCGCACCGCCGGGCCGTCGACGCCATCCGGCACGACCAGGCGGCCTCCGACCGTGAGGACGCCTACGAGTGGGTCGGTTCCGACCATGACGTGGTCTCCGAGGAGGTCATCGTCAACATCGAGCACCAGCAGGTGCGTCGCTGCATGGACGGCCTGACCGAGCTGCAGCGCGAGGCCGTCAACCTCGCGTACTACGGGGGTTACACCTATCCCGAGGTCGCCGAGATGCTCGATGCGAACCTCGCCACCGTCAAGACCCGAATGCGCGACGGACTCATCCGCCTGCGCGACTGCATGGGAGTCGCAGCATGACCGTCGAACTACACTCACTCATTGGCCCGTACGCGCTCGGAGCGCTGGACGAGGACGAACGGGACGACTTCGAGTCCCACCTCGACAGCTGCCCCACCTGCGCGGAGGAGCTCGACGGATTCATCGCCACGAGCATCCGCCTGGGCGAGGCCGTGGCGGCCGAGCCGCCGGCTGAGTTGCGCGCCCACATCCTGGCCGCAGCCAGCAAGACTTCGCAGGAGCGGCCCACGGTCGTGGCCCTGCGACCCCGGTCCCTGCGCAAGCGCATTCCCGGGCTCATCGCGGCGGCTGCTGTCGTCGTGGCCGCCGCAGGAGTGACGGCCTACGTCAGCGAGCACCAGCAGGTGCAGGACGTCCGCGCCGAGCAGTCCAACGTCGAGCGGGTCATGACCGCGGGAGACGCGGTCACGAGCGAGAGCCAGCTGGGCTCGGCCTCGATGACGCTCACCCACTCGCCCTCCGAGGACGCGCTGGTGCTCGCGGTCAAGAAGCTCCCGGCCCTCAACGACCAGACCTACCAGCTCTGGACCGTCCGCGATGGCGTCACGAGCTCGGCAGGCCTGATCGACAGCAGCGACCTGGTGTACGTCGGCCAGGTCGACGGGGTCGAGCAGCTCGCGCTGACGGTCGAACCGGCCGGCGGCTCGGAGCGACCGACGTCGCTGCCGTTGGCGACCATGCAGCTCTGACCGGATCGGGACCCGTCATGATGGTCGGATGCAGAATCCGATCGTCCTGATCAACCCCGCCATGGCCGTCGGCTCGCGCTACTACGAGCCGCTGGTCAGGTCCTTCGAGGCGCGCGGGTGGGAGGCCCTGGCCCTGCGACGTCGCGGCTTCGAGGACGACCTGCCCACGGCATCTCGCCGCACCGACTGGTCGTACGCCGACGAGATCGCCGACCTGGACGACGCGATCGCCGCGGCACGCGCCGGGGCTCCCGATCGCCCCGTCATCGTCCTGGGCCACAGCCTCGGTGGCCAGATCGCTGCCGGGCAGTGCATCGGCGCCGACGTCGAGGGCCAGGGTCCCGATGCCATCGTGGGCATCGGCGCCTCCACCCCGTGGTTCCGCCGATACCCGCGCGCCGGCCTGCCGGTCCTCGCGGCCGGTGCCATGGCGTGGCCGCTGACCCTCGCGTTCGGCTACCTCCCGAAGCCGGCGTTCGGCGCACCGGGGGCGCGGACCCTGATGCGCGAGTGGGGCGCCTGGGCCGTGACGGGACGACCCCCCTTCCCCGTCCACCGCCGGATCGACGTGCCCACGCTCGTCGTCAAGCTCCAGGCCGACCCCTACGCGGTCTCCGCGGCCACGGACGACTACGTCGAGCGGTTCTGCGACCCCGCCCTCACGACGCGCTGGACCCTGACACGTGAGGCCGCCGGCCCCGACGGCACGACCGACCACGTGCGCTGGGTCCGCAGCCCCGCCGCCGTGGTCGACCGTGTCGTCGACTTCTGGGATCAGGCCTCCGCGAAGGCTTCCAGTGGCGGGCACGAGCAGGTCAGGTTCCGGTCGCCGTAGGCCTGGTCGATCCGGCCCACCGGCGGCCAGTACTTGTCGTCGGTGGAGCCCGAGGGGAACACGCCCGAGGCCACCGGGTAGGCGTGTGACCACTCGAGCAGCTGGCGCGCCGTGTGCGGAGCGTTGACCAGCGGGTTGTCGTCGGCATCCACCTCGCCGCTGGCCACCTGGTCGATCTCGGCCCGGATCGCGAGCATCGCGTCGCAGAAGCGGTCCAGCTCGGCGAGGTCCTCGGACTCGGTCGGCTCGATCATGAGCGTTCCCGCGACGGGGAAGCTCATGGTCGGGGCGTGGAATCCGTAGTCGATGAGCCGCTTGGCGACGTCGTCGATCGTGAGACCGGCCTGCTTCGTGATCTGGCGCAGGTCGAGGATGCACTCGTGGGCCACGAGCTCGTGGTCACCGGAGTACAGCACCGGGTACGCCTCGCCGAGGCGCTTGGCGACGTAGTTGGCTGCCAGGACCGCCACCGAGGTGGCCTGGGTGAGGCCGTCGGCGCCCATCAGGGCGATGTACGCGAACGGGATCGGCAGGATGCCCGCGGAGCCGTACGGCGCCGCGCTGATCGGGCCGAGACCCTCACGGCGGGAGACATCGGGGTGCAGGGGATGCGTCGGCAGGAACGGTGCGAGGTGCTCCCCCACCGCGACGGGGCCCACGCCCGGTCCGCCGCCACCGTGCGGGATGCAGAACGTCTTGTGCAGGTTCAGGTGCGACACGTCGCCGCCGAACTCGCCCGGGCGGGCGTGCCCGACCAGCGCGTTGAGGTTGGCGCCGTCGACGTACACCTGACCACCGTGCTGGTGGACGATGTCGCACAGCTCGGTGATGCCGTGCTCGTACACCCCGTGCGTCGACGGGTAGGTGACCATGATCGCGGCGAGATCGGAGGCGTGGGCCTCGCACTTGGCCCGCAGGTCGACCAGGTCGACCTCCCCCTCGTCGGTCGAGGACACCACGACGACCTTCATGCCGGCCATCACGGCGGAGGCCGCGTTCGTGCCGTGTGCCGAGCTGGGGATCAGGCAGACCGTGCGCGCCTCGTCGCCCCGGCTGCGGTGGTAGGCGCGGATCGCCAGCAACCCGGCGAGCTCGCCCTGGGAACCAGCGTTCGGCTGGATGGAGACCCGGGCGTAGCCCGTGAGATCGGCGAGCCAGCCCTCGAGCAGGTCGATGAGCTCGATGAAGCCCACGGCGTCCTCGGCCGGCACGAACGGGTGCAGCTCGGCGAAGCCCGGGTAGCTGATGGGCTCCATCTCGGCCGTGGCGTTGAGCTTCATGGTGCAGGAGCCGAGCGGGATCATGCCGCGATCGAGCGCGTAGTCACGGTCGCTGAGCTTCTTGAGGTAGCGCAGCATCTGCGTCTCGCTGCGGTGCTCGGAGAAGACCGGGTGCGTGAGGATCTGGTCGGTGCGCAGGAGTCCGGTCGGAAGCGCCGACCCGGGAGTTCCGGCCTGCGGATCGACGCCGAACGCCTGGAGCACGGCGATGACGTGCTCGGAGGTCGTGGCCTCCGACGCGCTGACGCCGACCAGGTCGGGGTCCAGCTGGCGCAGGTGCACCCCGGCGGCGCGGGCCGCGGCCACCACCTCGGCCGCGCGACCCGGCACCTCGACCGTGAGCGTGTCGAAGAAGGCGTCCGACGTGAGGGTGAGCCCGCCCTCACGAAGGCCCCCGGCGATCGTGGCGGCGTGGGCGTGGGTCCGGGCCGCGATCTCCCGCAGGCCCTCGGCCCCGTGGTACACCGCGTACATCGACGCCGTGACCGCGAGCAGCACCTGAGCCGTGCAGATGTTCGAGGTCGCCTTCTCGCGACGGATGTGCTGCTCGCGCGTCTGCAGCGCCAGGCGGTAGGCAGGACGACCGGCGGCATCGATCGACACGCCGACGAGGCGGCCGGGCAGGTGCCGCTCGAGACCGGCTCGGACGGCCATGAAACCGGCGTGCGGGCCGCCGTAGAACATCGGGACGCCGAAGCGCTGGGCCGAGCCGACCGCGACGTCGGCGCCCATCGAGCCGGGCGAGGCGAGGAGCACCAGGGCGAGCGGGTCGGTCACGACGACCGCGAGACCGTTCGCGGCGTGGGTCGCCTCGATCACGGCCCGGGGATCGACGATGGCTCCGTCGCTGCGGGGGTACGCGATGATGGCGCCCGCGCAGTCGTCGACCGGCAGGCCCTGGGCGAGGTCGGCGTGCACGAGCTCGATGCCCATCGCCTCGGCCCGGGTCGCGATGACCGCGATCGTCTGGGGGTGCAGACCCGAGTCCACCACGACGGGTGCGGTGTCGCGTCCGCGGACCGCGCGACGCACGAGCGTCATGGCCTCAGCCGCCGCGGTGCCCTCGTCGAGCAGGGAGGAGTTGGCGGTCGGCAGGCCCGTGAGGTCACCGACGAGCGTCTGGTAGTTCAGCAGGGCCTCCAGCCGGCCCTGGGAGATCTCCGGCTGGTACGGCGTGTAGGCCGTGTACCAGGAGGGGTCCTCGAGCACGTTGCGGCGGATGACCGGCGGCGTGAGGGTCGGGTGGTAGCCGACGCCGATCATTGCCACACCCGGGTTGTTGCGCTCTGATAGCGCCCGCAGGCGGTCGAGCACCTCGTGCTCGCTCTGGCCCACCGCGGAGACCTCGGTGGCCTGCTGGGTGCGGATGCCCGCCGGCACGGCCGCCGCCATCAGGGCGTCGAGCGAGTCGAAGCCGACCCGTTCCACCATCGCGGCGATGTCGGAGGGGCGGGGGCCGATGTGGCGATCGACGAACGAGGTCACGTGACGCTCCAGAGGGGTCAGTACAGAGGGGTCGAGGGGTGCTCCCCTCCCCTTCTGTCGGCGGACCTCCAGAATCGCTTCGTCCGCGTGGTCCTGGGTGCCTGAGAGGTTCCGGGGAGGAATTGCCCCTTCGGCGCTGCCCTGGGTGGGCCAGTCTCTCCCACACGGCGTCTACAGCCCGGTCAGCCTAGCAAGCGGCACCGACCCACGGCACGGAACGCGCGCGGCGTGCCTCACGCGACGGGGGTGGGAGCGGTTCAGGGCTGCCAGGCGGGGTCGCGGCCGATGAATCCCAGGAGCTGCTCCTGGACCGTGGCGTCGGCGGGCACGGGCACCGCGGGGCCGTACTGGCCGGAGGTGCGCAGCACGTCGTCGATGGGGCGCAGGCCTGCGAGCAGGTCGGCGCAGAAGTCGGCGTCGAGGGAGTCGTCCTGCCCGGTGGCACGGGCGAGGTCCCACGTGTGCATGAAGACGTCGGCGGTGTAGAACCGGTCGATCGCGGTGGCGAGCGGGTGCTCGCCCGCGTACGGATGCACGAAGACCCGGTCGGCGTCGGGAGCATCGAGCAGCTCCTGGACCTGTCCGACGTGATGGCTCCAGGCCGCCAACGGCTCATCGGCAACGGGCGGACCCGCAGCCAGGTCGACGCCACCCGCGGCGAGGAAGGCACCGGACCAGGTGATCAGGTGGTCGACGACGTCGACGGCCGTCCAGTCCGACACCGGGGTCGGGACGCTCCAGTCGGTCACGCCCTCGATCCGGTGCGTCATGGCGCCGGCGAAACGGCGGTGCCGGTCGGCCGCGCCGTCCATCGAGAGAGTCAGCTGGCGCCGCGCGCGCGGCGACGGGCGGAGAGCTCGTCGGTCAGGACCGTCTCGTCGACGGTCTGCTCGCTGGGCAGCTCGTGGAGGGAGCCCTCGATCTCCTTCCAGACACCACCGATGGCGATGCCGAAGACGCCCTGGCCACCGCGCAGGAGGTCGATGACCTCGTCGGCGGAACGGCACTCGTACACGCTGGCGCCGTCGCTCATCAACGTGACCTGGGTCAGGTCGTCGGTGCCCCGCTGACGCAGGTGGTCGATCGCGGTCCGGATCTGCTGGAGCGAGACCCCGGCGTCGAGCAGCCGCTTGATGATCTTGAGCAGCAGGATGTCGCGGAAGGAGTACAGGCGCTGGGTGCCCGACCCGGTGGCCGACCGCACGGAGGGCTCCACGAGCTTGGTGCGCGCCCAGTAGTCGAGCTGGCGGTACGTGATGCCGGCGGCCGAGCAGGCGGTGGGGCCCCGGTAGCCGGTGCCGCCGGGGACGGGCGCCAGGTCGTCGTCGAACAGCAGACCTTGGTCGCCGGCTGCGGCAGCAGCAGCGTCGTCGCGCCCCGAGGTGTCAGGTGCAGCGTCGCGGGGTTCGATCATGGCACGGCCCTTCAATGGCGTCGGTACGACGAAGACTACCCCGGACGAATTGCACCGGGGTCATTTCGACAGCACCCTCAAGTTAAAGGTGAGGGTTAGGGTGGTCAAGCACCGCTGCGGCGTGTCGGCGACCGAACCACGCGCCGAAGCCCGGATCGCACCGTGGGCTACCCGAAGTCCTCCGGCTCGACGTCGTCGAGGAACTCCCGGAAGCGCTCGACCTCCGCCTCCTCGTCGGACTCCGGCACGAGCCCCGCCGCGTCCAGGACGTCCTCGGCCACGAGCACCGTGGCCCCCGCCCGGAGGGCGAGGGCGATGCCGTCCGACGGACGCGCCTCCACGACGGCACCGGACTCGAAGTGCAGCTCGGCGTAGAAGATCCCGTCGCGGACGTCGACGATCTCGACCCGTTGGAGGTCGTCGCCCAGTGCCTCGACCACGGTCGCCATCAGCTCGTGGGTGAGGGGCCGGGCGGTGGGCGTTCCCTGGAGGGCGAACGCGATGGCCGACGCCTCGACCGCACCGATCCAGATCGGCACGACGCGGGCACCACCGACCTCGCGCAGCAGCACGAGCGGCTGGTTGGCGGGCATGTCGACCCGGACCCCGACGATCTCGACCTCACGCACCGTCGTCACCTCTGCAGGAGGGACCGGAGCACCAGCGTGTGCAGGCGGATGGACCCCGCCGCCAGGGCGGCCGCCGTGGCCTCGGCGTCGTCGCCGGATCGCGGCCCGACGACCTGGTCGACGAGGTCGGCCTCACGCTGGGCGGCCGACCGGACCTGGCGCAGGTGCCTCGGCTCGACACCCAGGCGCGCGAGCTCGGCGACCGCACTCGCGATCGCGAGGTCGTCGCCGTCGTAGTACTTCTGCCGGGCGCGACGCACGATGAGCCCGTGCGCCTCCATCTCGTCGAGCAGCTCTTCGTCGATGGCGGCCTGCTCGAGCAGGTCGTCACGGGTGAGCCGCTCGCGGCTGGGGCGCTCGCTGAAGGTCTCGGCCGTGGGCAGGCCGTCCTCGGCCAGCGACAGGTGCCGGCCCGTCTGGTCGGTCGGGACCCGTCCGTTGTCCACGTCGTCGAGCACCTGGCGGATGTGGCTCAGCGGCCAGAACGCATCGCGCTGCTGCCGCAGGATGAACCGCAGCCGCTCGACGTCGTCGAAGCTGAACTTGCGGTAGCCCGACGGCGTGCGCTCGGGCTCGAGCAGGCCCTCGGACTCGAGGTAGCGGATCTTGGTGATCGTGAGGTCGGGGAACTCCGTCAGGAGCTCGTCCAGGACCTTGCCGATGCCGAGGCGCTCGAAGGAGGCAGCGCCACCCGTCATGCCGAGGCCGCCTCAAGCTCGCTCATGCCGAGCCCTGGATCAGCCACGGCCGCGCGCGGCGCTGCTGTCGAAGTACAGGAGGCGGAACTTGCCGAACTGCACCTCGTCGCCACCGGCGAGGGCGATGTCGCGCTCGATGCGGTCGCGGTTGACGTAGGTGCCGTTCAGGCTGCCCTTGTCGGACACGACGAAGGTGTCGCCGTCGCGACGGAAGGTGGCGTGACGACGCGAGACGCTGATGTCGTCGAGGAAGATGTCGCTGCCCGGGTGGCGACCCACCGTGACCTCGTCGGCGTCGAGGAGGAAGCGGGAACCCGCCTCGGGGCCGCGCTGCACGAGCAGCATCGACGAGCCACTGGGGAGCTTCTCGACCGTGGCGAGGTCGTCGGCCGACATCTCCTCGGTGTCGTGGTCGACGTAGGGGATGTGGGTCGTGTGCTCGACCGAGTCACGCGGGTCAGGCCCGCCGTCACGTGGCATCGTCATGTGCACTCCCTTCGTGCTGCGCAGCGCTCGCGCGGGGCGCGTGCGGTTCGATGGTCAACCTAACATCCGCAGGCGTCACCCTGAGGTGAGCGCGGCGTAGGCCTCAGGCGTCAGCAGGCCGTCGGTGGCGTCCTCGTCGACTCGCACTTTGAAGAGCCATCCCTCGCCGTACGGATCGGAGTTGATGACCTCCTCGCTGCCGTCGAGCGCCTCGTTGCGGGACACGACCTCGCCGGACACGGGGCTGAAAATGTCACTGACCGACTTGGTCGACTCCAGCTCACCGACCGTGGACCCGGACTCGACCGCGTCGCCGACCTGCGGCAGCTCGACGTAGACGATGTCGCCGAGCTGGTCCTGGGCGAAGTCGGTGATGCCGATCGTGACGACGTCGCCGTCGACGCGCACCCATTCGTGCTCTTCGCTGTAGTGCAGGTCCTCGGGGATCACGGGCGCTCCTTCAAGCAGTCCGAACAGGGTCGGTGGGTCGTGCGGAGGTCAGGAATCGCCCCGAGCGTACTCGGGGGTCACGACGTCAGCCAGGGCGGTGATCGTGATGCTGTCCACACGCTCGACCGAGAGTGTGCCACCTCGGGACTCGACTCGGTCGGCGATCCCGCCACGGAAGTCGATCGCCGGTGCCATCGTGGCCGGATCGCCGATCGCCTCGATGACGTAGGGCCCCTCGACCGCCCTGCCCGAGACCAGGACTCCCCCGGACTCGTCGTCGTCGGCGAACCAGGTCCGGGCGACGACCCGGGCGAAGCCGTTGATCACGATCGCCTCGGCGCCCGCGTCGCGGAGCTCCTGCACCGTGTCGAGCAGGAGCGAGGCGCCGATCGTGCCGTCGGGGTCGGACAACGTCAGCCGCACGCCCGGGCCGGTGGCCCCGACCGTCCCGGCCAGGATCGAGAGGTCGTCGAGTCGACGCTGCGCCTCCCGCTGGGCGGTCTGGGACGCGTCGGTGGAGGTCCTCAGGTCGTTGCGCGTGGCGGTCAGGTCCTCGATCTGGTCCGAGAGGCGCCCGTTCGTCGCATCGAGGGTCTTCAGCAGCTCGACGAGCTCGACGCTGCGCAGGTTCTGGTAGCCGTCGGCCTCGTCCTGACCCAGCTGGACCGTGACCGTGAAGGCCAGCAGGGCCAGCAGTGCCGCCGTGAGCAGCTGGCGCGAACGCTGGCGCACGACCGGAGGACGTTCCTCGCGCACCTCGCCCTCCGCGACGTCGTCCGCCCGGTCGACCTCCGGCTCGCCCTCGGGCTGCTCGTCGGGGTCACGCATGGAACACCCGGCGACGGATGGCCGCCGCGTTCGCGAAGATCCTGATGCCGAGCACCACGAGGACGCCCGTCGACAGCTGGGAGCCCACGCCCAGCTGGTCGCCGAGGAACACGATGAAGGCGGCGATCAGCACGTTCGAGACGAAGGACACGACGAAGACCCGGTCGTCGAAACGCCGCTCGCCGAGCGCGCGCAGGGCGCCCACCACGGCGTCGAGGGCCGCGACGATCGCGATCGGCAGGTAGGGCTGCAGGGCCACGGGCACCTCGGGCTGGAGCACCAGACCGACCGCGACGCCCACGGCGAGGCCGAGGATCGGGATCATGAGGTTCCTTCCTCGGCCGGCGCCGGGGTGGCGCGGGTGATGGTCGTGCGATGTCCAGGGGCTGCGGGCAGCACCTGATCGTCGGCATCGAGCACGTCGTACGTCAACTCGTCCTGGTTCTCGCGCCGCTCCCAGTATCCGTCCTCGCCGCTCGTCTCGAGGCGTTCGCGGATCGCGTCGCGGTCGCCGATGACCGAGAACACGTACGGTCCACCGATCGAGGTGAAGTTGATCGTGATCGCACCGCCGGCTGCCCGCAGCGACGTGAGGGCCCCCCAGCGCTGCCCGTTGATCGCGATCGCCTCGGCCCCGCCGATCCAGAGCTCGTTGACCAGGGCCCGCAGCTCTCCGTCGCCCAGGGCGACCCCGTCCGCGGGGTCGATCGTGATGCGCAGACCGTCGCCGCGGACCTCCGACGCACCCACGGCGACGTCGTCGGCGACCTCGGCGGGCGTCCTCTGCAGGTCTCCGCGCAGCGACGCGACCTCGGCCTCCAGCGCCGCGACCTGGAGCTGCAGGTCGCTCTGCTGGGCCTGGCCCTGCTGGATGTCGGCCAGCAGGGCCTCGCGGGTCTCGCTGCGCGACGGACGGTCCTGGTAGTACTGCACCGCGGTGATGGTCACCATCAAGGTGAAGAGCGTGAGCACGAGGGCCGTCGCCGCCGTGTTGAGTCCGCGCGATCGCGAGTAGCGGCCCGGCCGCACGACGTAGTAGTCGTCGTCGAGGGCGCGCTCGGCGATCTGGTCGAGCAGGCCCGTGGCCTCGCGGCTGTACGGGGTGCGCTCGGGCCTGGGGGTGCGGGTGCCGGGGGCACCCGACCGGTCGGGGCGCATCGGGTCAGCCCGGGTGGCGCTCGCCGCGCGCCGGACGGTCGTCCGGGGCCAGCCTTGCCGAGGTCGTCAGCAGGCGGCGGACCTGGAACGCGTAGAGGACACCGCCCCACCAGTACAGGCCGACGCCCCAGATGGCGAAGCC from Aeromicrobium sp. Sec7.5 harbors:
- a CDS encoding maleylpyruvate isomerase family mycothiol-dependent enzyme — encoded protein: MDGAADRHRRFAGAMTHRIEGVTDWSVPTPVSDWTAVDVVDHLITWSGAFLAAGGVDLAAGPPVADEPLAAWSHHVGQVQELLDAPDADRVFVHPYAGEHPLATAIDRFYTADVFMHTWDLARATGQDDSLDADFCADLLAGLRPIDDVLRTSGQYGPAVPVPADATVQEQLLGFIGRDPAWQP
- the gcvP gene encoding aminomethyl-transferring glycine dehydrogenase, with product MTSFVDRHIGPRPSDIAAMVERVGFDSLDALMAAAVPAGIRTQQATEVSAVGQSEHEVLDRLRALSERNNPGVAMIGVGYHPTLTPPVIRRNVLEDPSWYTAYTPYQPEISQGRLEALLNYQTLVGDLTGLPTANSSLLDEGTAAAEAMTLVRRAVRGRDTAPVVVDSGLHPQTIAVIATRAEAMGIELVHADLAQGLPVDDCAGAIIAYPRSDGAIVDPRAVIEATHAANGLAVVVTDPLALVLLASPGSMGADVAVGSAQRFGVPMFYGGPHAGFMAVRAGLERHLPGRLVGVSIDAAGRPAYRLALQTREQHIRREKATSNICTAQVLLAVTASMYAVYHGAEGLREIAARTHAHAATIAGGLREGGLTLTSDAFFDTLTVEVPGRAAEVVAAARAAGVHLRQLDPDLVGVSASEATTSEHVIAVLQAFGVDPQAGTPGSALPTGLLRTDQILTHPVFSEHRSETQMLRYLKKLSDRDYALDRGMIPLGSCTMKLNATAEMEPISYPGFAELHPFVPAEDAVGFIELIDLLEGWLADLTGYARVSIQPNAGSQGELAGLLAIRAYHRSRGDEARTVCLIPSSAHGTNAASAVMAGMKVVVVSSTDEGEVDLVDLRAKCEAHASDLAAIMVTYPSTHGVYEHGITELCDIVHQHGGQVYVDGANLNALVGHARPGEFGGDVSHLNLHKTFCIPHGGGGPGVGPVAVGEHLAPFLPTHPLHPDVSRREGLGPISAAPYGSAGILPIPFAYIALMGADGLTQATSVAVLAANYVAKRLGEAYPVLYSGDHELVAHECILDLRQITKQAGLTIDDVAKRLIDYGFHAPTMSFPVAGTLMIEPTESEDLAELDRFCDAMLAIRAEIDQVASGEVDADDNPLVNAPHTARQLLEWSHAYPVASGVFPSGSTDDKYWPPVGRIDQAYGDRNLTCSCPPLEAFAEA
- the ftsR gene encoding transcriptional regulator FtsR — translated: MTGGAASFERLGIGKVLDELLTEFPDLTITKIRYLESEGLLEPERTPSGYRKFSFDDVERLRFILRQQRDAFWPLSHIRQVLDDVDNGRVPTDQTGRHLSLAEDGLPTAETFSERPSRERLTRDDLLEQAAIDEELLDEMEAHGLIVRRARQKYYDGDDLAIASAVAELARLGVEPRHLRQVRSAAQREADLVDQVVGPRSGDDAEATAAALAAGSIRLHTLVLRSLLQR
- a CDS encoding FHA domain-containing protein; protein product: MTMPRDGGPDPRDSVEHTTHIPYVDHDTEEMSADDLATVEKLPSGSSMLLVQRGPEAGSRFLLDADEVTVGRHPGSDIFLDDISVSRRHATFRRDGDTFVVSDKGSLNGTYVNRDRIERDIALAGGDEVQFGKFRLLYFDSSAARGRG
- a CDS encoding MerR family transcriptional regulator, with the translated sequence MIEPRDAAPDTSGRDDAAAAAAGDQGLLFDDDLAPVPGGTGYRGPTACSAAGITYRQLDYWARTKLVEPSVRSATGSGTQRLYSFRDILLLKIIKRLLDAGVSLQQIRTAIDHLRQRGTDDLTQVTLMSDGASVYECRSADEVIDLLRGGQGVFGIAIGGVWKEIEGSLHELPSEQTVDETVLTDELSARRRARGAS
- a CDS encoding bifunctional nuclease family protein, coding for MREVEIVGVRVDMPANQPLVLLREVGGARVVPIWIGAVEASAIAFALQGTPTARPLTHELMATVVEALGDDLQRVEIVDVRDGIFYAELHFESGAVVEARPSDGIALALRAGATVLVAEDVLDAAGLVPESDEEAEVERFREFLDDVEPEDFG